Proteins encoded within one genomic window of Suricata suricatta isolate VVHF042 chromosome 17, meerkat_22Aug2017_6uvM2_HiC, whole genome shotgun sequence:
- the LOC115282321 gene encoding C-C motif chemokine 3-like, whose translation MEVPKAALAVLLLTATLCSQTCSSFFGADTPTSCCFIYISRQIPRKFVVDYYETSSQCSKPGVIFQTKRGREICADPREGWVQEYITNLELNA comes from the exons ATGGAGGTCCCCAAGGCTGCCCTGGCTGTCCTGCTTCTCACCGCGACACTCTGTTCCCAGACCTGCTCTTCCTTTT TTGGTGCCGacacccccacctcctgctgcTTCATCTATATCTCCCGGCAGATTCCTCGTAAATTTGTAGTCGACTATTATGAGACCAGCAGCCAATGCTCCAAGCCCGGTGTCAT CTTCCAAACCAAAAGAGGACGGGAGATCTGTGCGGACCCCAGGGAGGGCTGGGTCCAGGAATACATCACCAACTTGGAGCTGAATGCCTGA